The Maridesulfovibrio hydrothermalis AM13 = DSM 14728 DNA window GCTTTACTAAGCAGCTTGCGTTGCAGTTTTACCAATGGAATGGTTTTTTCGCCTTTCCAGACGTCCATAGCTCTGGGGTTCTTATTAAGTGTTCCCCAGCCGCTGCATGGCGGGTCGAGCTGAATGATTTTCCAGCTGTGTGGGGGGAGGGGCAGCTTTTGTGATTCATAATGAACAGTTGCCGAGTTTACTGCCTGTGTCTTGCGCAGATTCTGGCGCAGAAGAGCCAGACGATCCCCTGACGGTTCACTTGCCAGTACAAATCCGTCGCGGCCTACAAGTCTGGAGAGCAGGCCGGTTTTGCTGCCCGGAGCCGCGCACATGTCTAGCACGATTGCCCCTTTCTCTGGGCTTAGCAGCAGAGGGGGAAGCATGGAGGAGCGGTCTTGTATATAAATTCGTCCGAATTTGGCGGCAATGGATTCGCCTAACGGAAAAGGTTCTTTTTCCAGTATCCGGGCCATTGAATAAAATGGCTCAGGGCGGAATTCAAATCCTTGCGCTCGAAGCAATTCTTCTACAGCATCAATATCTTTTCCGGAGCAGACAAGCCTGAATGTTCGTAAATTATTTTTCATAACACCTGAGAAATGTATTTTTAATGTCCGTTATTGTTTTTTTTAAATAAAGATACTTTTATGCGAAGTGATTTTATATGAAAACGGGAACGATTCGCTGTGGCAGTATTATATTTTATTATGTATATGTTTGAATAATATTGTTAAATTTGTTCATCGGGGATGTACTGCACTGTAACATGCGTAATCCGGAGCAAGACAGATAAAACAGGCCGCAACATTTGACAAGAGGCGTGCGGACCTGTTTCTATCTTAGACTTTGCGTCCTTCTGCGTTAACTGCTACAAGCTTTTTAACCGTTTTAAATGATAAGGCAGGGCTGACCGGGGTTTGCTATTTTAGGTTATGCCCTCATAAATGTTCATATTTTATCGTAAATATTGATTATATTACTGTTTTTCCAATATTATTAGTCTTACCCGGAGGATTAAGTTCATGTTACTTAGTCGTATCACTGCTTTTTTTCTTGTTGCACTATCCGTTTTTGCTGCATCGGCTTCTTTTGCCGGAACAGCCCGCACCTATGCGGTTTACCCATTTGAAGTTAACGGGCCTGACCAGTATAAATACTTGAGTCGCGGCATTCAGACTATGCTTATCTCCCGTCTTAACTGGACAGGGCATTTTGAGCCTCTTGCCGGAACCAGAAATCTGAAGGAGTCTGAACGCCCTAAAACAGAAATTGATGAAATTAAAAGCATTCAGCGTCTTGGTTCTGATTATATGGCTCTTGGTTCCATTGTTATCGTGGGGAAGGACGCTTCCATTGATTTGCGTATGATCAATAAGGAAGGCAAGTCATGGACCAAAACAGCCAAGACGACCATTTCTGAATTGATTCCTGCCTTGGACGGTATAGCCAAGGAGATCAAAGGTGAACTTTTTGAGAAGCCCGGCAGCAGAAAGGAAACTGCGGAAGAAAAAGCTCGTGAGGAGGCTCGCCCTGACAGTCCAATGAATCCTGAGTTTGTCACTGCATCTTCTGCCGGTAAAGTGCTCGAAAGTACTATCAACCCGCAGTTTAGATATCAGGGCGGAACCGAAACTCCGGGACGCTGGCGCAGCCAGAGTGTTAAAGTGGTTAACCGGGGTGGATTTGTTGCTGATGTAACCGGCGATGGAAAAAAAGATATTGTAGTTCTTGCTGGTACTGAGATCAAAGTTTTCGGTATCGATAAGCAGAGGCTTACTGAAGTGATGTCTTATAAATTTTCCAGTCGGGCAGAGGGGCTGAGGATCAGTTCTATTGATATAGGTAATGACGGAGTTAAAGAAGTCGTTCTTTGTACAATGCTAAAGGACAGACCTTATTCTTATATAATTTCATTTAAGGACAAAGCTCCCAAGGTGCTGCTTGACCGCGTCAGCCTTTTCCTTTCTGTGATCCGTATTCCGCCTAACTTTACTGAAACTCTGGTGGGGCAGCGTCTTGATACCAGCAGAACTTTATATTCAAAAGACCTTGTGGAATATGTCTTTTCAGGCGGAAGGCTTATTCCGGTTAAGAATCTGACTGTACCTTCTTTTGCTAATGTATTTAACCTGACTTATCTTCCGCAGAAAGACGGTTATAAAGTTATTGTGATTAATAAGTACGGCAGAATTAATCTTTATGATAAAAATCTTGACCCTCTTTACGAGAGTCAGAATTCATATAACTCCGTTGATGTGAAAATAGAAGCTTCTGCCAAGATGAGAGGTTTCGGAAAGGAAAATAAAGAAAGCAAGATGGAGAATTATTATTTTCTCCCCATGCCTGTAACCGTGGCATCTTTGTCCGATCCCACGAAGAAGGAGGTCTTGCTGAACAAAGACCTTTCAGTGGCATCACAGGTTTTTTCAAACTACAAAAACTTTTCGCAGGGTGAAATTCATTCCGAATATTTTGATGGAGTGGGCTTGACCCTTGCGTGGAAAACACGTCGCATCAAAGGAAGTATAACCGCTTACGGTGTTGCTGATATTGATAATGATGGACAGGATGAACTTTATTGTATCCTGAATACTTACCCCGGTTCTCTGGGGATTAAATTCAGGAAAACTCTTGTCATTGCTTATGAGCTTAATCTTGGCAAATAACAGTTGATATCGGGCCTCCTGTTCTGTGCAGGGGGCCTTCTTTATATAAAACCGTTCTTTATGGCAGTTGCAGCTACGGCCTGCTTCTCTGTCAAATTACAAAAGCAAGTCCTTATGATGGAGGGAGTTATGACCAGAACCGGCAAACTTACCGGCGTTTTCGCTGCGCTGATGATTTGCGCAGCCATGCTTTGTTCAGTTTCACCTGTTAGTGCTGCTGATGTTATAAAACTCAGCTATGCTAATTTTCCGCCTGCTAAAACTTTTCCCTGTGTCCAGATGGAACGCTGGAAGCAGGAAGTGGAAAAAAGGACAAACGGCAAGGTTCTGGTTCAGACTTACCCCGGATCAACTCTTCTGGGGGCTAAGACTACTTTGCGCGGTGTTATGCAGGGGCAGGCTTCTATCGGCTGTATCAGCCTTGCCTACCATCCCGGTGTATTTCCTTTGAGTTCTGTTTTTGAACTCCCACTGGGGTTCACTACAGCAACTTCTGCCAGTCTTGCTCTCTGGGATCTTTATGAAAAATATCAGCCCAAAGAGTTTAAGCGTTTCAAAGTTCTGACCATGTTTACCTCCGCTCCTTCAAATCTCATGACTAAGGCTCCGGTTCGTAAGCTGGAGGATCTTAAAGGACTTGAACTGCGTGCTTCCGGTATCCTTTCTAAAATTTTGGAATCTCTCGGTGCTACTCCTGTATCCATGCCCATGTCTGCAACTCCTGAAGCATTGCAGAAAGGCGTTGTGAAGGGGCTGTTTTCATCGTTCGACGTGCTTAAAGACTTGAATTTTGCTGAAATCTGCCGCTACGAAACCGTGACCAATACTGCTGTTTACCCCTTTGCCATCATCATGAATATGAAGGCATGGAATGACCTGCCTGACGATGTTAAAAAAGTTATGAACGATCTTGGGCGTGAGCAGGCGCAGTGGACCGGTGAGTACATGGATCAGCATGTAAAAGATTCTCTGGCATGGGCTGAAGAAAAGTATTCTATTGAGATGATCAAAATGTCTGATGCTGATATGCAGGCCATCAGAGAAAAGACAGTTCCCCTTATTGAGGACTGGAAAAAGAAGGCTACTGGTGCAGGGATTGCTGCTTCTGCGGTTCTTTCCGATGTTGAAGCTTCCCGTTTAAAATACGAAGCAGCCAAATAGGTTTCTTTTATAAAAACTAATACGAATATCCCCGCCAATGCATGGCGGGGATATTCTAAGTACAGACTATGATAAAATATTTGGAAAAAACAGCTATCTGGATTTGCCGGATTCTGGCTGGACTGGCAGGAATTGCGCTTACTCTGATGATTGTTCTTGCGTGCGCAAATATGCTTTCAAGGGCAATCTGGGTTCCGGTAAAAGGAACATTTGAATTGATGGGATTCCTTGGCGCGGTTACCGCAGCTTTATCGCTTGGATTTTCTCAGCTCAACCGCAGTCATATTGCGGTGGGGCTTTTTTTCAGATTTTTTCCCAAGCCTGTTCAGACCTTTCTGGAGGCGGTTTCCGGCGGGGTGTCCTGCTTGTTCTTTTCTTTCTGCGCTATTGAAACAGCTAAATGGGGCATGTTTTTAGTAGAACTTGGAGAAGTGTCTGAGACTCTCGGAATACAATTTTATCCTTTTGTCTTCGCAGTGGCTTTCGGGTGCGCTGCTATGGCTTTTGTTTTGCTGCTTGACATTTACAGAACCCTGACCGGGAAAGAACCTTTAAGTCCTGCCTAAGCGGATGATGATATAATATGGAACCGATTACTATAGGTCTTGCAGGTATTTTCAGCCTGCTGTTTGTTATTCTTGTTTTGCGTATTCCCGTGGGGTTTGCCATGGGAATCATCGGCTTTGTCGGCTTGGCCAAGGTTCTGAACCTTCAAGCCGCTTACGGTATGCTGGGGACAGAAGTCTGGAATGTTTTTTCCTCCTATGGGTTAACTGTGATTCCTCTTTTTATCCTGATGGGACAGATATGCTTCTATTCCGGAGTTAATGAAAGACTCTATAAGTCTGCATACGCATGGATGGGCCATATCCGGGGCGGCATCGCTATGGCGACAGTCCTTGCCTGCGCCGGTTTTGCAGCCATTTGCGGTTCGAATACCGCAACTGCTGCAACTATGAGTACCGTGGCTCTGCCGGAGATGAAGAAATTTCGCTATAACCCTATTTTGAGTACCGGATCTGTAGCCGCCGGAGCGACACTTGGTGTGGTTATTCCGCCCAGTGTTGTTCTGATCATTATCGGGTTGCAAACAGGAGAGTCTATCGGCCGTCTTTTTATGGGCGGCGTAATTCCGGGAGTCCTGCTCTGCGTCTTGTTTCTGGTTACTGTTTATCTGATGTGTGTGCGCCATCCTGACTGGGGTCCGGCCGGTCCGGAAGTCAGTTTAAAAGATAAGCTCCGCTCACTTCCCGGCTCCATTGAAATGGTGATCCTTTTTGTGCTGGTCATGGGCGGGCTTTTTGCGGGCTGGTTTAC harbors:
- a CDS encoding TRAP transporter large permease, whose product is MEPITIGLAGIFSLLFVILVLRIPVGFAMGIIGFVGLAKVLNLQAAYGMLGTEVWNVFSSYGLTVIPLFILMGQICFYSGVNERLYKSAYAWMGHIRGGIAMATVLACAGFAAICGSNTATAATMSTVALPEMKKFRYNPILSTGSVAAGATLGVVIPPSVVLIIIGLQTGESIGRLFMGGVIPGVLLCVLFLVTVYLMCVRHPDWGPAGPEVSLKDKLRSLPGSIEMVILFVLVMGGLFAGWFTPTEAGAAGSAFALLISIVSRKMSFKKFTCAVVDTMKVSCMIMTVMLGAVIFGRFLAVTRIPFEAANFITALPIPPTVIILLICVIYIIGGMVMDALALLLITIPIFFPIVTAMGYDPIWFGVMITIVTTMGAITPPVGVTTFIVASMAEDVSIDRVFLGVSYFMVAYAALVALMLMFPATVTFLPSLL
- a CDS encoding TRAP transporter small permease; this translates as MIKYLEKTAIWICRILAGLAGIALTLMIVLACANMLSRAIWVPVKGTFELMGFLGAVTAALSLGFSQLNRSHIAVGLFFRFFPKPVQTFLEAVSGGVSCLFFSFCAIETAKWGMFLVELGEVSETLGIQFYPFVFAVAFGCAAMAFVLLLDIYRTLTGKEPLSPA
- a CDS encoding FG-GAP repeat domain-containing protein gives rise to the protein MLLSRITAFFLVALSVFAASASFAGTARTYAVYPFEVNGPDQYKYLSRGIQTMLISRLNWTGHFEPLAGTRNLKESERPKTEIDEIKSIQRLGSDYMALGSIVIVGKDASIDLRMINKEGKSWTKTAKTTISELIPALDGIAKEIKGELFEKPGSRKETAEEKAREEARPDSPMNPEFVTASSAGKVLESTINPQFRYQGGTETPGRWRSQSVKVVNRGGFVADVTGDGKKDIVVLAGTEIKVFGIDKQRLTEVMSYKFSSRAEGLRISSIDIGNDGVKEVVLCTMLKDRPYSYIISFKDKAPKVLLDRVSLFLSVIRIPPNFTETLVGQRLDTSRTLYSKDLVEYVFSGGRLIPVKNLTVPSFANVFNLTYLPQKDGYKVIVINKYGRINLYDKNLDPLYESQNSYNSVDVKIEASAKMRGFGKENKESKMENYYFLPMPVTVASLSDPTKKEVLLNKDLSVASQVFSNYKNFSQGEIHSEYFDGVGLTLAWKTRRIKGSITAYGVADIDNDGQDELYCILNTYPGSLGIKFRKTLVIAYELNLGK
- a CDS encoding TRAP transporter substrate-binding protein, whose amino-acid sequence is MTRTGKLTGVFAALMICAAMLCSVSPVSAADVIKLSYANFPPAKTFPCVQMERWKQEVEKRTNGKVLVQTYPGSTLLGAKTTLRGVMQGQASIGCISLAYHPGVFPLSSVFELPLGFTTATSASLALWDLYEKYQPKEFKRFKVLTMFTSAPSNLMTKAPVRKLEDLKGLELRASGILSKILESLGATPVSMPMSATPEALQKGVVKGLFSSFDVLKDLNFAEICRYETVTNTAVYPFAIIMNMKAWNDLPDDVKKVMNDLGREQAQWTGEYMDQHVKDSLAWAEEKYSIEMIKMSDADMQAIREKTVPLIEDWKKKATGAGIAASAVLSDVEASRLKYEAAK